A single window of Leeuwenhoekiella sp. MAR_2009_132 DNA harbors:
- the moaCB gene encoding bifunctional molybdenum cofactor biosynthesis protein MoaC/MoaB yields MVDITHKITTLRTATAQATVTVSKPETIEALQKNTVPKGNVFEMAKTAGLFAVKNTHTTIPDCHPLPIEYTAVEYTIDGLSVHIAITVKTVYKTGVEVEAMHGASVIALTMYDMLKPIDKGIEINNVKLVNKKGGKSSFKDQNPSRLSAHIIVCSDSISEGKKEDLAGKAIIEKLQGFDVQIQGYEIIPDDLETIRSKAFELSDTVNLLIYTGGTGLSMRDVTPEALEPILERRIPGVEEAIRNYGQDRMPYAMLSRSVAGTLGNCLILALPGSTNGAKESIDAVFPHLLHVFKILRGAQHNAND; encoded by the coding sequence ATGGTAGATATAACACATAAAATAACAACCTTACGTACAGCAACAGCTCAGGCGACGGTTACCGTGAGTAAGCCCGAAACTATTGAGGCTTTGCAAAAAAACACCGTACCCAAAGGAAACGTTTTTGAAATGGCAAAAACAGCAGGACTATTTGCTGTAAAAAACACACATACCACAATACCAGATTGTCACCCGTTACCTATTGAATATACGGCTGTAGAGTACACGATAGATGGTCTTTCAGTTCATATAGCAATTACCGTAAAAACGGTTTACAAAACCGGCGTTGAAGTTGAGGCGATGCATGGAGCTTCGGTGATTGCATTGACCATGTATGATATGCTTAAACCTATAGACAAAGGTATTGAGATTAACAATGTTAAATTAGTCAACAAAAAAGGCGGTAAAAGCAGTTTTAAAGATCAGAATCCGTCGAGATTGAGTGCGCATATCATCGTATGCTCTGATTCTATTTCCGAAGGAAAAAAAGAAGATCTGGCGGGTAAAGCTATTATAGAAAAACTTCAGGGATTTGATGTTCAAATTCAGGGTTACGAGATTATACCAGACGATCTGGAAACCATACGCAGCAAGGCTTTTGAATTGTCTGATACTGTAAATCTTTTAATTTATACCGGTGGTACCGGACTCAGTATGCGCGATGTAACTCCCGAAGCGCTAGAACCCATTCTAGAACGTCGCATCCCCGGGGTTGAAGAAGCCATACGCAATTATGGTCAGGATCGTATGCCGTACGCAATGCTTTCGCGCAGCGTAGCCGGTACATTAGGCAATTGCCTAATACTTGCCCTACCTGGCTCTACAAATGGCGCTAAAGAGTCTATAGATGCTGTTTTTCCGCATTTATTACACGTTTTTAAAATATTAAGAGGCGCTCAACACAATGCTAATGACTAA